From Rudanella lutea DSM 19387, a single genomic window includes:
- a CDS encoding pyridoxal phosphate-dependent aminotransferase codes for MIIPLAHRAGQTQEYYFSVKLAEVRQLIAAGHDVINMGIGNPDMMPSADTIDTLAQVAQRPDAHGYQPYKGTPAFRQAVAGFYKHTYGVSLDPETEILPLIGSKEGITHISLTFLNEGDGVLVPELGYPAYRAVSKLVGANVREYPLGENNGWQPDWAALSELVQQAPAKIMWLNYPHMPTGAPATKALFEQAVRFAHDHKVLLCHDNPYSLVLNKQAPISLLSIDGAKEVAMELNSMSKSHNMAGWRVGWLSAAKPYIDAVLTIKSNVDSGMFRPLLDAATVALNNPDAWHAERNAVYAGRLSAVYAFLDTLGCTYATNQEGMFIWAKLPDSVPSAEELVNRLLVEKHVFIAPGFIFGPKGQRYIRVSLCVDESRIREAVDRLNQTENPA; via the coding sequence ATGATTATTCCCCTCGCTCACCGCGCTGGTCAGACACAAGAGTACTACTTTTCGGTGAAACTGGCCGAAGTTCGCCAGCTGATTGCCGCCGGCCACGACGTCATCAATATGGGTATTGGCAACCCGGATATGATGCCCTCTGCCGATACCATCGACACGCTTGCTCAGGTGGCACAACGCCCCGATGCCCACGGGTATCAGCCTTACAAAGGAACACCCGCGTTTCGGCAGGCAGTAGCCGGATTTTATAAGCATACCTACGGCGTTTCGCTCGACCCTGAAACCGAGATTCTGCCCCTGATCGGCTCAAAAGAAGGCATCACGCATATTTCGCTGACGTTTCTGAACGAGGGCGACGGCGTGCTGGTACCTGAGCTGGGTTATCCGGCCTACCGGGCCGTGAGCAAGCTGGTGGGGGCCAACGTGCGCGAGTACCCGCTTGGGGAAAATAACGGCTGGCAACCCGACTGGGCAGCACTGAGCGAGTTGGTGCAGCAGGCACCGGCCAAAATTATGTGGCTCAATTACCCCCACATGCCCACCGGGGCACCGGCTACCAAAGCACTTTTTGAACAGGCCGTGCGGTTTGCCCACGACCACAAGGTGCTACTTTGCCACGATAACCCCTACAGTCTGGTCCTCAACAAGCAGGCCCCGATTAGTTTGTTGTCAATAGACGGGGCGAAAGAGGTCGCTATGGAGTTAAACTCCATGAGCAAGTCGCACAACATGGCGGGCTGGCGGGTAGGCTGGCTCTCGGCCGCCAAGCCGTATATCGACGCCGTGCTCACTATCAAGAGCAACGTGGATTCGGGTATGTTCAGGCCGCTGCTCGATGCGGCTACCGTAGCCCTCAATAACCCCGACGCCTGGCATGCCGAACGGAATGCTGTATACGCCGGGCGGCTCTCGGCGGTATATGCCTTCCTCGACACCCTCGGCTGCACCTACGCCACCAATCAGGAAGGTATGTTTATCTGGGCCAAACTCCCCGACTCGGTGCCCTCGGCCGAAGAGCTGGTCAACCGGCTGCTGGTCGAGAAGCACGTATTCATTGCGCCGGGTTTTATTTTTGGGCCTAAAGGTCAACGGTATATCCGGGTATCGCTCTGCGTCGACGAAAGCCGGATTCGGGAGGCCGTCGACCGGCTTAACCAAACCGAAAACCCGGCTTAA
- a CDS encoding prephenate dehydrogenase, which produces MNITIIGIGLLGGSMALAVKEKYPKARFFGVDASVVHGQLAVAKGLVDEVLPFEQAVPQSDLVVLATPVNTIINLLPTVLDALPWHGTVVDLGSTKETICAIADTHPRRAQFVAAHPMAGTENSGPGAAFRELLPGKNLIICDREKSNPDSLTLVESVFRDIGMKLFYMTPSEHDLHLAYVSHLSHISSFALGLTVLEKEKDEQAIFDMASTGFSSTVRLAKSSPAMWAPIFDQNRQNVSRALADYIQFLEQFKAAIDGQDLSQSYDFMNRANVIRRVLDGIEKR; this is translated from the coding sequence ATGAATATAACCATTATAGGCATTGGTTTGCTGGGTGGCTCAATGGCCCTCGCCGTGAAGGAAAAATACCCCAAAGCCCGGTTTTTCGGGGTCGATGCGTCGGTTGTACACGGGCAACTGGCCGTAGCAAAGGGGCTCGTCGACGAGGTGTTGCCGTTTGAGCAGGCCGTGCCGCAGTCGGATCTGGTGGTGCTGGCTACACCGGTCAACACCATCATCAATCTGTTGCCCACCGTGCTCGATGCCCTACCCTGGCACGGCACCGTCGTTGACCTGGGCTCGACCAAAGAAACCATCTGCGCCATAGCCGACACGCACCCGCGCCGGGCGCAGTTTGTGGCCGCGCACCCTATGGCCGGCACCGAAAATTCGGGACCGGGAGCCGCTTTTCGGGAATTATTGCCGGGCAAAAACCTCATCATCTGCGACCGAGAAAAAAGTAACCCCGACAGCCTCACGCTGGTTGAGTCGGTGTTTCGCGACATCGGCATGAAGCTGTTTTACATGACCCCCAGCGAGCACGACCTGCATCTGGCCTACGTGTCGCACCTGAGCCACATCAGTAGCTTTGCCCTGGGGCTGACCGTGCTGGAAAAAGAAAAAGACGAGCAGGCCATTTTCGATATGGCGAGTACGGGTTTCAGCAGTACCGTGCGGCTGGCCAAAAGTTCACCGGCCATGTGGGCTCCCATTTTCGACCAAAACCGGCAAAATGTATCACGGGCGCTGGCCGATTATATCCAGTTTTTAGAGCAGTTTAAAGCCGCTATTGATGGGCAGGACCTGAGCCAATCGTACGATTTCATGAATCGGGCCAATGTGATCCGGCGCGTACTCGACGGTATCGAAAAACGATAA
- a CDS encoding RidA family protein: MSRQNILTGSPWEDKMGYCRAVRIGNIIEVSGTVAIVDGETVKKDDIYAQTHNILTRVADVLQQAGASMSDVVRTRMFTTQIARWEEIAQAHGAFFGEIKPTTGIYEVSALISPDYLIEIEFTAVLSE, from the coding sequence ATGTCACGACAAAACATCCTGACCGGCTCGCCCTGGGAAGACAAAATGGGCTACTGCCGGGCCGTGCGGATCGGTAACATCATCGAAGTATCGGGCACGGTAGCCATTGTGGATGGCGAAACCGTTAAAAAAGACGACATATACGCCCAAACCCACAATATTCTGACGCGGGTGGCCGACGTGCTCCAACAGGCCGGAGCGTCCATGAGCGACGTAGTCCGCACCCGCATGTTTACCACACAGATTGCGCGCTGGGAGGAAATAGCCCAAGCACACGGGGCCTTCTTTGGGGAAATTAAACCCACCACGGGCATTTACGAAGTGAGTGCGCTCATCAGCCCGGATTACCTGATTGAGATTGAATTTACGGCCGTTTTGAGCGAGTAA
- a CDS encoding DUF433 domain-containing protein, with protein MDNYSQYIQINPSIRFGKPCIVGTRITVQDILSWLASGMTNEEILEDFPELTLDHIRAALAFAADSERRTRLIVA; from the coding sequence ATGGATAACTACAGCCAATACATACAAATTAACCCGAGCATCCGGTTTGGTAAGCCCTGTATAGTTGGTACCCGAATCACCGTGCAGGACATCCTAAGCTGGTTGGCTTCAGGAATGACCAACGAGGAGATTTTAGAGGACTTTCCCGAATTAACACTGGATCACATTCGGGCAGCGTTGGCTTTTGCCGCCGATAGCGAACGTCGTACACGTCTAATCGTTGCCTAA
- a CDS encoding DUF5615 family PIN-like protein, whose amino-acid sequence MKLLLDANLSYRLVKKLSDTFPDCLHVTRTGLPVPADDSMIWQWAKRNDYLIVTNDDDFYNLANLFGFPPNVVLLRMGNQSSSGVV is encoded by the coding sequence ATGAAACTGTTACTGGACGCTAATCTGTCGTATCGGTTAGTGAAGAAACTATCGGATACGTTTCCTGATTGCTTACATGTAACACGCACGGGCCTACCTGTGCCGGCTGACGATAGTATGATATGGCAATGGGCCAAGCGAAACGATTATTTAATCGTAACCAACGATGACGATTTCTACAATTTAGCAAACCTGTTTGGCTTTCCGCCTAACGTAGTTTTGTTACGAATGGGGAATCAATCTTCGTCAGGAGTGGTCTAA